From one Methanophagales archaeon genomic stretch:
- a CDS encoding nicotinamide-nucleotide adenylyltransferase, with protein sequence MRALYIGRFQPYHLGHHEVIKKIAAEVDEVIICIGSAQRSHELENPFTAGERYLMISKSLREDGILNFYIVPILDVNWNAVWVSHVESLIPPVDMVYTNNSLIERLFRERRYAVRTPLLFNRGEYSGSEVRRRMLNGENWEALVPRAVVAVIKEIGGESRLEDLRKSDE encoded by the coding sequence ATGAGGGCTTTGTATATTGGTAGGTTCCAGCCTTACCACCTTGGACATCACGAAGTGATAAAAAAGATAGCTGCGGAGGTAGATGAGGTGATTATATGTATCGGGTCAGCGCAGAGGAGTCATGAGCTGGAGAATCCTTTCACTGCAGGCGAGCGATATCTGATGATCTCAAAATCATTGAGGGAAGACGGCATCTTGAATTTCTATATCGTTCCTATTCTGGATGTGAACTGGAATGCAGTATGGGTATCGCATGTCGAGTCGTTGATACCACCGGTGGATATGGTATATACAAATAACTCATTAATAGAGCGTTTATTCAGGGAACGGAGGTATGCGGTGCGAACGCCTTTGCTCTTCAATCGCGGTGAATATTCAGGGAGTGAGGTGAGGCGACGAATGCTGAATGGAGAGAACTGGGAGGCTCTGGTGCCCAGAGCAGTGGTAGCAGTGATAAAGGAGATAGGAGGAGAGAGCAGGCTGGAAGACTTAAGAAAGAGTGATGAATGA